Sequence from the Streptomyces mobaraensis NBRC 13819 = DSM 40847 genome:
GGTAGTCGGCGGCCGAGATGCCGCCCACCCAGGCGTTCGGGTCGTACGTCGGCGCGGACGCCATGGCCACCACGCGGCCCGTCTTCGCCTCCATCACCACGACGGCGCCGGAGTCCGCCTTGTAGTTCTCGCCGGTGTTGTGGTCCCACTCCTTGCGGGCGGCCTTCATGGCCTCGTTCAGCTCGTACTCGGCGACCCGCTGGACGCGGGCGTCGATGCTGGTGACGAGGTTCGAGCCGGGCACCGGCGGGTCGGTCTCGGCCGTGCCGATCACGCGTCCCAGCTTGTCGACCTCGTGCCGGGTCACGCCGGCCCTGCCGCGCAGCACCTCGTCGTACTGCCGCTCCAGCCCGGACCGGCCGATCATGTCCGAGCGCAGGTACGGCGAGTCGCCGTCCTTGGCCCGCGCCACCTCCTCGTCGGTGACGGGGGAGAGGTAGCCGAGGACCTGCGCGGTGTTGGCCTCGCCGGGGGCCGGGTAGCGGCGCACCGCCGTGGGCTCGGCGGTGATGCCGGGGAAGTCCTCGGCGCGCTCCCGGATCTGGAGCGCCTGCCGGGTGGTGGCCTTGTCGGTGATCGGGATCGGCTGGTACGGAGAACCGTTCCAGCACGGCCGTGGCGTCTTCGCGTCACACAGCCGGACCTTGGCCATGACCTCTTTCGGGTCCATGTCCAGCAGCCCGGCGAGCCGGGTGAGCACCGCCTTGCCGCGGTCCTTCGCCTTCGACAGCTCGGTCCGGGACGCGGAGACGACCAGGCGGCTCTCGTTGTCCGCGAGCGGCACCCCGCGCGCGTCGAGGATCGACCCGCGCACGGCGGGCTGGACGGACCGCTGGACGCGGTTGCCGGTCGCCTCCGCCGCGTACTCGTCCCCCTTGCGGATCTGGAGGTACCAGAGCCGCCCGCCGAGGGTCAGGAGCAACGAGAAGACGAGGATCTGGACGACGACGAGCCGTATGCGGATCCGCTGCGTCCGGCCGCCGGTCTCCGGGATGTTGGTCACGCGCGGCATTCCCCCCACAGGAACCGAACAGTCGTACCAGCAGCAGAGCTTAGGCGACGTGGGGGGAGCGCGGCATCGGGGGGCGGGGCAGGCCCGTCCTTCGGTCGCGGATCAGCCGATCCGGGTGATCCGCGTACCGAAGGACGGCTCCTTGAGCGCCGACTTCACCACGACGGGGACCTTCCCGGCCGCCGACCCGGGCCCGGGGGTGGCGATCAGCTCGCCGACGACGGTCCCGCGCTTGGCCGTACGGGCGAGGGCCCGTCCGCCGTCGCGGAAGGTGACGCGCACCCGCTGCCCCGGCAGGCCGACGACGGTGAGGTCCTTGGCGGCCACGACGGGCGTCCGGCCGCCGAACCCGTCGTCGACATGCCCGACGACTTGCCCCTTGCGCACGACGGTGGCGGTGGTCAGCCCCTTGCGCACGGCCGCGACGACCTTCCTGCTGTTCTCCAGCACCAGGGCGAGGCTGTTGGAGCCGTTCGGGTCCGGGCCGGTGACGTGCTGGTCCATCATCGTGCCGAGGACCAGCCGTTCCTTCCCGTCCACGGTGGCCCGCGCGGCCCACGACAACGTGCCGCCGGCGGGGGTGTTGGAACCGGTCTTGATGCCCTCGACGCCCAGACCGGCGGTGAGCAGCGGGGCGTTGTTGTTGTCGATGTGCCCGGCACCCGGGATGTCGGCCCCGACCATGGAGACGACGGACCGGAACGCCTCCGACTTCATCACGGCGTCGGCCAGCTTGAGCTGGTCGACGGCGGTGCTGACGGTCCCGCGGTCGAGGCCGCTGGGGTCGGTGTAGGTGGTGTTCCGCATGCCGAGCGCCTTGGCGGCGTCGTTCATCTTCCGGACGAACGCGGTCTCGTCCTTGGACTTGGTGTCCCAACGCGCCAGCATCCGGGCGATGTTGTTGCCCGACGGGATCATGAGCATCCGCAGCATGTCCAGCTCGCTGAAGCTCTGCCCTTCCTGGAGCCCCTCGACGCGGGACTCGTCCTCGGCCGTCCCGTCCGTCACGGTCTTGGCGTCGATCGTGATCCGCGGCCCCTTCTCGCCCTTGGCCAGGGGATGCTCGCGCAGCACCACGTAAGCGGTCATGATCTTGGCGACACTGGCGGTCGGAACGGGCTTCTCCGCCCCGAACGTCCCGACGGTCCCGCCCCCGGCGACCATGACGGCCCCCTGGCCCTTCTTCGGCCACGGAATGACGAACCGACCCCCCGGAACGGTGACCGTGGAAGCGGCCTCCCGCACCTTCAACTCGGGCGAGGGCAACGGCCGCACCATCTGCACGACCAGAAACACGACGACGAGCAGCGCGAGCACACCCCCACCCAGCAGGACGGGCCGCCGCCGCGCGGCTTCCCGCGCCACGCCCCGCACACCGGCGTCACCGGACTCGGCACTCTCCGCCCCGGCACCACCGCCACTCTTGCCCACGACACCGGCAGGACCGGGCGCGGGCACGGCGACCTTGACCGGCCCGGTGGCTTGGGGCTTGGTGCCCGCCGGGGACTTGGCGGAGGCGGCGGCTTGGCTCGATCCGCCGGTCTTGGGCTTGGCGTCTGTCGGGGGCTTTGCCGAGCCCGCGCCCGTGCCCTTGGTGGGAGCGGCGGCCTTGGACTTGGCATCCGCCGGGGGCATTGCCGAGCCTGCGCCCTTGGACTCGGCGGAGGCGGATGCCTTGCCCGCGCCGCGGGCGGCCTGGCCCCCGGCCCGGGGCACGGCCTTGCCCTGCGGCTCGGCGGGAGCATCGGCCTCGGACTCGGCTTCGGCATCGGCCTCGCCCATGCCGCCGCGCTCGGTTCCGGTCTCCGCCGGCGCCTTGCCCCGGGCAGAGGGCTCCGACTCGGTGCCGCCGCTGACCGCGGCAGCGTTGCCGGTGGCGGCGGCCTTGCCCCGCCCGCCCGACCGGACGCCGTCCACGACGTCGCCACTCGCCGCCTTCACGCTGCCGGGCTCACCACCACTCGCGGCAGCGGCCACGTCCGCACCTTCGGTCCCGGAGGCACGGGCGGCGGCATCGCCTTCCGTACCACCCACACCGTCGGCCTCGGCCGCGTCCGCACCGCCGACAGGTCCACCGACCTTGCCCGTGGCAGCGGGCTCGCCCTCCCCGGACCGGCTGTCGGTGGCCACCCCGTTCGTGCCACCGGATTCGGCCCCGGTGTCGCCTTGGTCCGTGCCGTCGCCGGTGGTTCCGACGGCAGAAGCACCGGCCGCGCCCTTGGCGGCGGGCTTGTCCGTCGCGGACTTGCCGCGGGCCTCGGCCGTCTTCTTCGCACCGCTATCGGCCTCGGCTTCGCCCTGGCCCCCGACCTCGCCGGAGGCGACGGCGGCAGCGGTGCCGGGCTCGCCCTTCCCGGACTCGTCGCCGGTCTCGACTTCGGCCGCGTCCCGGTCTTCGACGGTGCCGGAGGCGACGGCGGCGAGGTCGCCCGCCTTGTCCGCGGCGCCGCGCCCGGACTTCCTGCCGGACTCGCCGGTCTCGTCCGTGTCCGTACGGGCCTCGTCCTGGTCTCGCGTCGTGGCCTTGCCCGCCGCGCCGGCTGTGGAACGTTCCGTGGATGCGGCGGGAAGCCGGTCGTCCGCAGGATCCGGTACGTCTTTGGCGTCCGCGGTGCGGGCGGTGCCCTTCGTAGCGCTCCCGGCAAGGGACTTGGGGCCGGCGCCGCCGCTCTTGGCCTCGGACCGGGGAGCGCCTCCGCTGCTCGCCTCGGCTCCGTCCGCGTCATCCGACGCGGCGGGACTGCCGACGGCGTCCGGGACGCGGACGGAGCCGTGCTCGGAGTCGGCTGAGGTTCCGCTGCCGGGGCGGACCTCGGTACCGGCGTCCGCCGCGCCATGAGCGGCGGACGCTTCGGCGTCGGCCTCGGTGTCGTCACCGGGCCGAGGGGCGCCCATGGTGTCGTCACCCGGCCGGGAGCCGCCCTCGGCGTCGGCGGTCACCTTGCCGGACACCTCGGCACGATTCCGCGCCTGGG
This genomic interval carries:
- a CDS encoding penicillin binding protein PbpA; amino-acid sequence: MAGRSPDAPDEQPTRADVSSDEREATASGAASERAGADASRGRAAGTAVGAERDAESADSAEGGTRAGDRAASAGGTTEPGPDAGAEAAAARPATGSSDASEAKSRRQNTARDAAAGAQARNRAEVSGKVTADAEGGSRPGDDTMGAPRPGDDTEADAEASAAHGAADAGTEVRPGSGTSADSEHGSVRVPDAVGSPAASDDADGAEASSGGAPRSEAKSGGAGPKSLAGSATKGTARTADAKDVPDPADDRLPAASTERSTAGAAGKATTRDQDEARTDTDETGESGRKSGRGAADKAGDLAAVASGTVEDRDAAEVETGDESGKGEPGTAAAVASGEVGGQGEAEADSGAKKTAEARGKSATDKPAAKGAAGASAVGTTGDGTDQGDTGAESGGTNGVATDSRSGEGEPAATGKVGGPVGGADAAEADGVGGTEGDAAARASGTEGADVAAAASGGEPGSVKAASGDVVDGVRSGGRGKAAATGNAAAVSGGTESEPSARGKAPAETGTERGGMGEADAEAESEADAPAEPQGKAVPRAGGQAARGAGKASASAESKGAGSAMPPADAKSKAAAPTKGTGAGSAKPPTDAKPKTGGSSQAAASAKSPAGTKPQATGPVKVAVPAPGPAGVVGKSGGGAGAESAESGDAGVRGVAREAARRRPVLLGGGVLALLVVVFLVVQMVRPLPSPELKVREAASTVTVPGGRFVIPWPKKGQGAVMVAGGGTVGTFGAEKPVPTASVAKIMTAYVVLREHPLAKGEKGPRITIDAKTVTDGTAEDESRVEGLQEGQSFSELDMLRMLMIPSGNNIARMLARWDTKSKDETAFVRKMNDAAKALGMRNTTYTDPSGLDRGTVSTAVDQLKLADAVMKSEAFRSVVSMVGADIPGAGHIDNNNAPLLTAGLGVEGIKTGSNTPAGGTLSWAARATVDGKERLVLGTMMDQHVTGPDPNGSNSLALVLENSRKVVAAVRKGLTTATVVRKGQVVGHVDDGFGGRTPVVAAKDLTVVGLPGQRVRVTFRDGGRALARTAKRGTVVGELIATPGPGSAAGKVPVVVKSALKEPSFGTRITRIG